The genomic window AATATCGCTACCTCGATCTTCGCCGTCCCGAGATGCAGGAGATTTTCATGCTCCGGCATCGCATGGCCAAGATCGTGCGCGATCACTTCGTGGAAGAGAGTTTCCTCGAAATCGAGACTCCGTTTCTGGTGAAGAGCACTCCCGAAGGCGCGCGCGACTATCTGGTTCCCAGCCGTATTTTCCCCGGCCAGTTCTATGCTCTGCCGCAATCCCCGCAGATCTACAAACAGATTCTGATGGTGGCTGGTTTCGACCGTTACTTCCAGATCGTCCGTTGCTTCCGCGATGAAGACCTCCGCTCCGACCGCCAGCCCGAGTTCACTCAGGTGGACGTGGAAATCAGCTTCGCCGACCGCGACATCGTGTTCGGCACCGCCGAGCGGTTGTTCGTGAAAATTCTGCGCGACGGGTGGGGGATTGAAATGCCCACGCCCTTCCCTCGTTTGACCTATCAGCACGTGATGGAAACCTACGGCAGCGACAAACCCGATCTGCGGTTCGGCTTGCCTTTCTCTGATCTTACCGACATTCTGCGCGATACCGATTTCCGCATTATCTCCTCGGCCGTCGAATCCGGTGGAGTCGTGATTGGTCTCAGTGTGGAAGGGCAGGGGGGAGTGTCCCGCAAGGAAATCGGCGAGATCGAATCGCTGGCTCGTCAGAGCGGCCTGCCCGGCATTCTCACTTTAAAGGTTGCTTCCGAAGGCTTCTCGGGACCTCTTTCGGGAAAGGTTGCCGATCCCCAGCTTCGTTCCGCGTGCGAGAAGCTTGAGGCGAAGGCTGGAGACCTCGTGCTCATGGCGGTCGGCAAGAAGTCCTCCGTCTTGAAAGGACTCAGAGTCCTGCGCCGCGCCCTCGCCGAAAGGTTCCGGCTCTTCGATCCCGACTCCCATACCGATCCCTCGATCTTCTGGGTGGTGGACTTCCCGCTCTTCGAGCGCGACGAGGAAACCGGCGAGGTCGCTCCCTCACACCATCCCTTCACCGGCTTTCAGGCTGAGGATACCCACCTCCTCGAATCCGAACCGTGGAATGTTCGCTCGACTGCCTACGATCTGGTAATGAACGGGAGCGAACTACTGTCCGGCTCGATCCGTATCCACGATCCAATCCAGCAGGCCAAAATATTTAAATTATTGAATATATCCGACGAGGAGGCAGAACTCCGCTTTGGATTCCTACTTGAGGCTCTGCGCCATGGTGCGCCTCCGATGGGCGGCATGGCCATTGGCTTCGACCGCACCATCATGGCCCTCACCGGCGGTTCGATCCGCGACGTGATCGCCTTCCCCAAGACCAATCTGGCCCAATCCTTAATGGATGGCTGCCCGTCTCCGGTGGATCCGGCCCTGCTCGCCGACCTGCATGTTGTTGTCAAGCCGCAGAAATCATGAATATGACTTTGGTTATCCATTGTGCTTGACATCCGGCAGGTTTCTTGCTATTTTCTGTATTGAATAGCTGTCGCCCATTGTTTGATCAAGCGGAGAGCGTGGATAATCCACGATCCACAAGCCCTATCAAGGGCCGTCCATCTGTTGTTTAGCCTCTGTTTTTTAGAGATTTCTCTGAGAGGGCAGGGGCTTTTTTGATTCTTGACGGTGGAGATAGAAAAGCTGGCAAACCGACCCCAAACAACTTCCCCTGAGATCGAGGACACCTCCGAGATCGTGGAAATTCCGATCGAGGAAGGAGTCCTGCGGCCCCTCCTCGGGCCGGGTGACGCCAACCTCCACTATGCTCAGCGCTATCTCTCCTCGCGGCTAACCGTCCGTCGCGAGAAGATTCTGGTCCGAGGCTCGCAACTGGAAAATATTCGAGCCGTCGAGGTGGTTCGCGAGATGATCGGCCGCACCCGCCGCAAGGGATCGCTCACCACCGGGGACGTGGACCTCATCGTCCGCCTGGCCGGAACCAATGCTCCCAAGATCGAACCGAGACCGGTTTCCGGCACTCTGTCTTTTCGTGCGGGCGACCGGACGTTCGGGCCGCGTACGGCCGGGCAGGAGGCCTACTGCCGGGCGATCCTCAATCATGACATCACCTTCGGTATCGGCCCGGCGGGGACCGGCAAGACCTTTCTGGCGGTTCTGATCGCGGTTTCGGAGTTTCTGGCGGGGAAATTCGACCGGATCGTATTAACCCGGCCCGTCGTCGAAGCCGGAGAGAATCTCGGTTTCCTGCCGGGGGACATTAATGAGAAGGTAGATCCCTATTTCCGCCCGCTCTACGATGCCCTTACGAAACTCTTGCCTTCCGACCGGCTGCGGAAATTCTTCGATCGCTCGGTTATCGAGATTGCCCCGCTTGCCTACATGCGCGGTCGCACGCTTGAACATGCATTCGTGATTCTGGATGAAGCCCAAAACACCACCACTCTCCAGATGAAGATGTTCCTCACCAGGCTGGGCGACAACGCCAAGGCCGTGGTGACGGGAGATCAGACTCAGATTGACCTGCAGCCGCGTACCAATAGTGGAATTCTCACGATTCCCGATATCCTGCGGGGTTTGGAGGGGGTGGATTTCGTGTATTTCACCGAGGCCGACGTAGTGCGTCACCCGTTGGTCGCGCGAATCATCGGAGCTTACGAGGAATTTCACGCGCGGCAACAGGAAGAAGAAGTGACGGAAGAAACGAAAGAGGAGGAGAATCCGACCGATCGCAATGAATGAGCGCCCTCCCAGTCGCCGGCGTGCCCGCGGAACCGTGGAACTTTTTTCACAGATTCCCGGTGCGCGCGTCAGACGAGACTATCTGCTTGCTTGTGTCCGCCACGGAACTCGCCACATTGAATCCGGTATCCGTCACGTGAATATCGTTCTGGTGGATGACGACGAAATGGCCCGGCTCCATCGTCGCTATACCGGAGTCGGCGGCACCACCGACGTTCTCACCTTTGATCTTACCGATGGCCGGAAGTCGCCGGTGGAAGGCGATATTTTCATTTGCCTCGATCAGGCTCGCCGGCAGGCCCGCGAACTCCGCTTGCCTATCTATCAGGAAGTGGCTCGTCTGGCCGTGCACGGCGTTCTGCATTTGGCGGGTTATCGCGACCGTACCGAAACCGAACGGCAGCGAATGCGCCGGCTCGAAGAGCGCTCGCTGGCGGCGGGGAGGCACGCATGACCGAAGGCCAGACTTTTTTGTGGGGCTTTGCCTCTTTCTTCTTTTTGATCGGACTGTCGGCCTTCTTCTCGTCTTCAGAGACCGCGCTATTCTCACTCACCCGCGCG from bacterium includes these protein-coding regions:
- the ybeY gene encoding rRNA maturation RNase YbeY, with the protein product MELFSQIPGARVRRDYLLACVRHGTRHIESGIRHVNIVLVDDDEMARLHRRYTGVGGTTDVLTFDLTDGRKSPVEGDIFICLDQARRQARELRLPIYQEVARLAVHGVLHLAGYRDRTETERQRMRRLEERSLAAGRHA
- a CDS encoding PhoH family protein; protein product: MIGRTRRKGSLTTGDVDLIVRLAGTNAPKIEPRPVSGTLSFRAGDRTFGPRTAGQEAYCRAILNHDITFGIGPAGTGKTFLAVLIAVSEFLAGKFDRIVLTRPVVEAGENLGFLPGDINEKVDPYFRPLYDALTKLLPSDRLRKFFDRSVIEIAPLAYMRGRTLEHAFVILDEAQNTTTLQMKMFLTRLGDNAKAVVTGDQTQIDLQPRTNSGILTIPDILRGLEGVDFVYFTEADVVRHPLVARIIGAYEEFHARQQEEEVTEETKEEENPTDRNE
- the aspS gene encoding aspartate--tRNA ligase, whose product is YRYLDLRRPEMQEIFMLRHRMAKIVRDHFVEESFLEIETPFLVKSTPEGARDYLVPSRIFPGQFYALPQSPQIYKQILMVAGFDRYFQIVRCFRDEDLRSDRQPEFTQVDVEISFADRDIVFGTAERLFVKILRDGWGIEMPTPFPRLTYQHVMETYGSDKPDLRFGLPFSDLTDILRDTDFRIISSAVESGGVVIGLSVEGQGGVSRKEIGEIESLARQSGLPGILTLKVASEGFSGPLSGKVADPQLRSACEKLEAKAGDLVLMAVGKKSSVLKGLRVLRRALAERFRLFDPDSHTDPSIFWVVDFPLFERDEETGEVAPSHHPFTGFQAEDTHLLESEPWNVRSTAYDLVMNGSELLSGSIRIHDPIQQAKIFKLLNISDEEAELRFGFLLEALRHGAPPMGGMAIGFDRTIMALTGGSIRDVIAFPKTNLAQSLMDGCPSPVDPALLADLHVVVKPQKS